Proteins from one Nitratidesulfovibrio sp. SRB-5 genomic window:
- the tkt gene encoding transketolase, with translation MPSRKELANAIRVLSMDAVEKAKSGHPGAPMGMADIAEVLWNDSLKHNPANPKWADRDRFVLSNGHGSMLIYALLHLSGYDVSMDDIRNFRQLHSKTPGHPEYGITPGVETTTGPLGQGIATAVGMAMAERLMAQQFNRPGYDVVDHATYVFLGDGCMMEGISHEACSLAGTLGLGKLTAFYDDNGISIDGDIAGWFADDTPARFEAYGWHVVRNVDGHDGEAIAAALKAARAVPGKPSLICCKTRIGQGAPTKAGSHNCHGSPLGAAEIAAAREGMNWPHPPFEIPADIYAGWDARPRGTAAEAAWNDLFARYRAAHPELAAEFERRMAGDLPAEWQAGVTAALAATDGAKETLATRIASRNALNAVAPLLPEMIGGSADLTGSVGTWHKNSSLVTPGDWSGNYISYGVREFAMGAIMNGMALHGGFLPYAGTFLIFSDYAKNAIRLSALMGARVVWVLTHDSIGVGEDGPTHQPVEQLAGLRLTPNVQVWRPCDTVETLSAWKAAAECSTGPTCISLTRQDVPFVERTAEQRANIMRGGYVLRDCAGTPEAIIMATGSEVQLALAAADALAAKGRKVRVVSMPSSTQFDRQDAAYRESVLPSAVRARVAVEAAAVDGWWKYLGLDGKAVGMTGFGESAPGKVLFEYFGITTEKVIEAVESLI, from the coding sequence ATGCCGTCTCGCAAGGAACTCGCCAACGCCATCCGCGTGCTCAGCATGGACGCCGTGGAAAAGGCCAAGTCCGGGCACCCCGGTGCGCCCATGGGCATGGCGGACATCGCCGAAGTGCTCTGGAACGATAGCCTGAAGCACAACCCCGCCAACCCCAAATGGGCCGACCGCGACCGCTTCGTGCTTTCCAACGGGCACGGCTCCATGCTCATCTACGCGCTGCTGCATCTTTCCGGCTACGATGTCAGCATGGACGACATCCGCAACTTCCGTCAGCTGCATTCCAAGACCCCCGGCCACCCCGAATACGGCATCACTCCCGGCGTGGAAACCACCACCGGCCCGCTGGGGCAGGGCATCGCCACCGCCGTGGGCATGGCCATGGCCGAACGGCTCATGGCCCAGCAGTTCAACCGTCCCGGCTACGACGTGGTGGACCATGCCACGTACGTGTTCCTGGGCGACGGCTGCATGATGGAAGGCATCTCGCACGAGGCGTGCTCGCTGGCGGGCACCCTGGGCCTCGGCAAGCTGACCGCCTTTTATGACGACAACGGCATCTCCATCGACGGCGACATCGCCGGGTGGTTCGCCGACGATACCCCGGCCCGCTTCGAGGCTTACGGCTGGCACGTGGTGCGCAACGTGGACGGCCACGACGGCGAAGCCATCGCCGCAGCGCTCAAGGCCGCCCGCGCGGTGCCCGGCAAGCCCAGCCTGATCTGCTGCAAGACCCGCATCGGCCAGGGCGCGCCCACCAAGGCGGGCAGCCACAACTGCCACGGCTCGCCCCTGGGCGCCGCAGAAATCGCCGCCGCGCGCGAAGGCATGAACTGGCCGCATCCGCCCTTCGAGATTCCGGCGGACATCTACGCCGGGTGGGACGCCCGCCCGCGCGGCACCGCCGCCGAGGCCGCCTGGAACGATCTGTTCGCCCGCTACCGTGCCGCCCATCCCGAACTGGCCGCCGAGTTCGAGCGCCGCATGGCGGGCGACCTGCCCGCCGAATGGCAGGCTGGCGTGACCGCCGCGCTTGCCGCCACCGATGGGGCAAAGGAAACGCTGGCCACCCGCATCGCCTCGCGCAACGCCCTGAACGCCGTGGCCCCGCTGCTGCCCGAAATGATCGGCGGCTCGGCGGACCTTACCGGCTCCGTGGGCACCTGGCACAAGAATTCCAGCCTGGTCACCCCCGGTGACTGGTCCGGCAACTACATCTCCTACGGCGTGCGCGAATTCGCCATGGGCGCCATCATGAACGGCATGGCCCTGCACGGCGGGTTCCTGCCCTACGCGGGCACCTTCCTGATCTTCTCCGATTACGCCAAGAACGCCATCCGCCTGTCCGCCCTCATGGGCGCGCGGGTGGTCTGGGTGCTCACGCACGACTCCATCGGCGTGGGCGAAGACGGCCCCACCCACCAGCCGGTGGAACAGCTGGCCGGTCTGCGCCTGACCCCCAACGTGCAGGTGTGGCGCCCCTGCGACACCGTTGAAACCCTGTCCGCGTGGAAGGCCGCCGCCGAATGCTCCACCGGCCCCACCTGCATCTCGCTGACCCGGCAGGACGTGCCCTTCGTGGAACGCACCGCCGAGCAGCGCGCCAACATCATGCGCGGCGGCTACGTGCTGCGCGACTGCGCGGGCACGCCGGAAGCCATCATCATGGCCACGGGCTCGGAAGTGCAACTGGCCCTTGCCGCCGCCGATGCGCTGGCCGCCAAGGGCCGCAAGGTGCGCGTGGTGTCCATGCCGTCGTCCACCCAGTTCGACCGCCAGGACGCCGCGTACCGCGAATCGGTGCTGCCGTCCGCCGTGCGCGCGCGTGTGGCCGTGGAAGCCGCCGCCGTGGACGGCTGGTGGAAGTACCTGGGCCTGGACGGCAAGGCCGTGGGCATGACCGGCTTTGGTGAATCCGCCCCGGGCAAGGTGCTGTTC
- the rpe gene encoding ribulose-phosphate 3-epimerase yields the protein MILSPSLLSSDFGRLADELAALEAAGLSWVHWDVMDGTFVPNITYGQPVIAHLRKQSRLFFDVHLMVERPERYLHEFVDAGADMLVVHAEATPHVQRALAEIRRLGVKSGVALNPHTPLSVLDYVLDDADMVLIMTVNPGFGGQSFLPASYRKISDLRAMINARGLSTLIQVDGGVDPSNTAQLVQSGADVLVSGSAFFKFPPYAERLKAFEAAANSVL from the coding sequence ATGATCCTTTCTCCTTCGCTGCTGTCCTCCGACTTCGGCCGTCTGGCCGACGAACTGGCCGCCCTGGAAGCCGCCGGGCTGTCCTGGGTGCACTGGGACGTCATGGACGGCACCTTCGTGCCCAACATCACCTACGGCCAGCCGGTCATTGCCCATTTGCGCAAGCAGAGCCGCCTGTTCTTCGACGTGCACCTGATGGTGGAACGCCCGGAACGCTACCTGCACGAATTCGTGGATGCCGGGGCCGACATGCTGGTGGTCCACGCAGAGGCGACGCCCCATGTGCAGCGCGCCCTGGCCGAAATCCGCCGCCTGGGCGTGAAGTCCGGCGTGGCGCTGAACCCGCACACTCCGCTTTCGGTGCTGGACTACGTGCTGGACGACGCGGACATGGTGCTGATCATGACCGTCAACCCCGGCTTCGGCGGCCAGTCGTTCCTGCCCGCCAGCTACCGTAAGATCAGCGATCTGCGCGCCATGATCAATGCGCGCGGCCTGTCCACGCTCATTCAGGTGGACGGCGGGGTGGACCCGTCCAACACCGCGCAACTGGTGCAGAGCGGGGCGGACGTGCTGGTTTCCGGCTCGGCCTTCTTCAAGTTTCCGCCCTATGCCGAGCGGTTGAAGGCGTTTGAGGCGGCGGCCAATTCCGTCCTCTAG